The Episyrphus balteatus chromosome 4, idEpiBalt1.1, whole genome shotgun sequence genome includes a window with the following:
- the LOC129918515 gene encoding fibrous sheath CABYR-binding protein-like, with translation MKFGAIAAVLLVSLIASSMAVPAHKRMAYYQQQPSYYYQAQVLPQRMMYVQQSSPHTHARSTAFVAGDSVSAGSVLKDCIHPEDVASVEQQAAAESLDQGYPAAGGQASAEFEGTFADGGEAGVSASVNVPAPEDPQVPEVPELPQAPAVENQVLEDDSAPAPAAPEVAPAADLPSDNEAKVPREYNFEKPAEAAPEQPAVDSQVAEEAVPEVPAVPEVPEVPSSNPEQAPEAPEAPAVPEVPEAPAAAAPAEVPLAAAPAPVAPPKRYLPPKKKITVKLDEQSEAAADDDDEVDVDSYRPARVPNARRPVKAPAKAAAKAPLPAGSFFPINFGGTSGGAIAIANSFSTGEGGSATSHAIAYGSPDAARAKARPVRRH, from the exons ATGAAGTTCGGTGCGATCGCTGCAGTGCTGCTTGTCAGCCTTATTGCCTCTTCCATGGCTGTTCCAGCTCACAAAA GAATGGCATACTATCAACAGCAACCTTCTTACTACTATCAAGCACAGGTGCTGCCACAGCGAATGATGTATGTGCAACAATCTTCCCCACACACTCATGCCCGTTCCACAGCTTTTGTGGCTGGTGATTCTGTTAGTGCTGGCTCAGTTCTGAAAG attgcattcatcCAGAAGATGTAGCCAGTGTTGAACAACAAGCTGCTGCTGAATCCCTTGATCAAGGCTACCCAGCAGCTGGTGGACAAGCTTCTGCCGAATTCGAAGGAACCTTTGCCGATGGTGGTGAAGCTGGAGTGTCTGCCTCAGTTAATGTACCTGCCCCAGAAGATCCCCAAGTTCCAGAGGTCCCTGAATTACCACAAGCTCCTGCTGTAGAAAACCAAGTTTTGGAAGATGACTCTGCTCCAGCTCCAGCTGCCCCAGAAGTTGCGCCGGCTGCTGACCTTCCAAGTGACAATGAGGCTAAGGTTCCACGTGAGTACAACTTTGAGAAGCCAGCTGAAGCCGCACCAGAACAACCAGCTGTCGATTCTCAAGTTGCCGAAGAAGCTGTTCCAGAAGTTCCAGCTGTCCCAGAAGTCCCAGAGGTCCCATCATCAAACCCCGAACAAGCTCCAGAAGCCCCAGAAGCACCAGCAGTACCTGAAGTACCAGAAGCTCCCGCAGCTGCTGCCCCCGCTGAAGTTCCACTTGCTGCTGCCCCAGCTCCAGTTGCCCCACCAAAACGTTACCTCCCACCCAAGAAGAAGATCACTGTCAAGCTCGATGAACAAAGTGAAGCcgctgctgatgatgatgatgaagtagATGTTGATTCATACCGTCCAGCTCGTGTACCAAATGCTCGTCGTCCAGTCAAGGCCCCAGCAAAGGCTGCAGCTAAGGCACCTCTACCAGCTGGTTCATTCTTCCCAATCAATTTCGGAGGTACCAGTGGTGGAGCTATTGCTATTGCCAACAGTTTTAGCACCGGTGAGGGTGGTTCAGCAACAAGTCATGCTATCGCTTATGGAAGTCCAGACGCTGCTAGGGCAAAGGCTCGTCCAGTACGTCGTCATTAA
- the LOC129919593 gene encoding uncharacterized protein LOC129919593, with protein sequence MQLLTIATLLFASFVASSMALPARLAYYQQQPSFYYQSRASPQRLMYMQYVQQPSVSRTSGRLTNAATAFVAGDTVATGTYVKDDEQQVAASETVLDNTGANGAQSVAEAYPDEYSQDDGNVPQAGEYEVPQVAEDEIPELPQLPIADSQTLEDEPEAVPEANPEPAAPAVPEPAAAAAVELEDEVENDDAASEDDEEEEYVPNDSRRRAVAKATTAAPSPAGSFFSVDFGGASGGAIAISNSYSTGSNGSAKSQAVAFGNPEESRLKNAPSRRRH encoded by the exons ATGCAGCTCTTAACAATTGCAACTTTGCTGTTTGCCAGCTTTGTTGCTTCTTCGATGGCTTTGCCAGCAa GATTAGCATATTACCAACAACAACCATCTTTCTACTACCAATCTCGAGCTTCACCACAACGTTTAATGTACATGCAGTACGTTCAACAGCCTTCTGTTTCCAGAACTAGTGGTCGCTTGACAAATGCAGCAACTGCCTTTGTGGCTGGAGATACCGTTGCCACTGGAACTTATGTTAAAG ATGATGAACAACAAGTTGCAGCATCAGAAACAGTCTTAGACAATACTGGAGCAAATGGCGCCCAATCAGTCGCTGAAGCTTATCCCGATGAATATTCACAAGACGATGGAAATGTTCCACAAGCTGGTGAATACGAAGTTCCACAAGTAGCTGAAGATGAAATCCCTGAACTTCCACAATTGCCAATAGCTGATAGCCAAACTTTGGAAGATGAACCAGAAGCAGTTCCAGAAGCCAACCCAGAACCAGCTGCACCAGCAGTTCCAGAACCAGCAGCCGCTGCCGCTGTAGAACTTGAAGATGAAGTTGAAAACGACGATGCTGCTAGTGAagatgatgaagaagaagaatatgTGCCAAATGATTCTCGTCGTCGTGCTGTTGCAAAAGCAACTACAGCAGCACCATCTCCCGCTGGAAGTTTCTTCTcagttgattttggtggcgcAAGTGGTGGAGCTATTGCCATCTCAAATAGCTATAGCACCGGATCAAATGGTTCAGCCAAGAGTCAAGCTGTTGCATTTGGTAATCCAGAAGAATCTAGATTAAAAAATGCTCCTAGTCGTCGTCGTCATTAG